Proteins from a genomic interval of Sparus aurata chromosome 21, fSpaAur1.1, whole genome shotgun sequence:
- the LOC115572005 gene encoding frizzled-8-like — MERSIPGWCVLLALVLHGSGCMAAKELQCQEISVPLCKGIGYNYTYMPNQFNHDTQDEAGLEVHQFWPLVEIKCSPDLRFFLCSMYTPICLEDYKKPLPPCRSVCERAKAGCAPLMRQYGFPWPDRMRCDLLPEQGNQDTLCMDYNRSQTTTASPVVAKPTNRPLKPYRKNTGYGRVIPGKHNPAASKCETGCFCRAPMVPVTSDGHPLHNRVKTGQILNCAVPCHNPYFTQEERTFTAFWIGLWSVLCFISTFATVATFLIDMERFKYPERPIIFLSACYMFVSVGYIVRLIAGHEEVACNRENGAEHIHYETTGPALCTIVFLLIYFFGMASSIWWVILSLTWFLAAGMKWGNEAIASYAQYFHLAAWLIPSMKSIAVLALSSVDGDSVAGICYVGNQNLDNLRGFVLAPLVIYLFIGTMFLLAGFVSLFRIRSVIKQGGTKTDKLERLMIRIGVFTVLYTVPATVIVACYFYEQHNRQTWEITHNCTCLTDPNRQRPDYAVFMLKYFMCLLVGITSGAWIWSGKTLDSWRTFCTRCCWGSKASAGSMYSDVSTGLTWRSGTASSVSCPKQMPLSRV; from the coding sequence atGGAGAGGAGCATCCCGGGATGGTGCGTGCTGCTTGCGCTCGTCCTGCACGGATCGGGCTGCATGGCGGCCAAGGAGCTCCAGTGCCAGGAGATCTCCGTGCCTCTGTGCAAAGGAATCGGCTACAATTACACCTACATGCCCAACCAGTTCAACCACGACACGCAGGACGAGGCCGGCCTGGAGGTGCACCAGTTCTGGCCGCTGGTGGAGATAAAGTGTTCCCCGGACTTGCGGTTCTTCCTCTGCAGCATGTACACGCCGATCTGCCTGGAGGACTACAAGAAGCCTCTGCCGCCGTGCAGGAGCGTGTGTGAGCGGGCCAAGGCTGGCTGCGCTCCGCTCATGAGGCAGTACGGCTTCCCGTGGCCGGACCGGATGAGATGCGACCTGCTGCCCGAGCAGGGCAACCAGGACACCCTGTGCATGGACTACAACAGGAGCCAGACCACCACTGCGTCCCCGGTGGTGGCGAAGCCGACCAACCGGCCCCTGAAGCCGTACAGGAAGAACACCGGCTACGGTCGCGTCATCCCGGGGAAACACAATCCGGCAGCGTCCAAGTGTGAGACGGGATGCTTCTGCCGTGCGCCCATGGTGCCGGTGACCAGCGACGGGCACCCGCTGCACAACCGCGTCAAGACGGGACAGATCCTGAACTGCGCCGTGCCGTGCCACAACCCCTACTTCAcccaggaggagaggactttcaCCGCCTTCTGGATCGGCCTGTGGTCCGTCCTGTGCTTCATCTCCACGTTCGCGACCGTGGCGACTTTCCTAATCGACATGGAGAGGTTCAAGTACCCGGAGCGCcccatcatcttcctctccgCCTGCTACATGTTTGTGTCCGTCGGGTACATCGTCAGGCTGATCGCCGGACACGAGGAGGTGGCCTGCAACCGGGAGAACGGCGCAGAGCACATCCACTATGAAACCACCGGCCCCGCGCTCTGCACCATCGTCTTCCTGCTCATCTACTTCTTCGGCATGGCGAGCTCGATCTGGTGGGTGATCCTGTCCCTCACTTGGTTCCTCGCCGCGGGCATGAAGTGGGGGAACGAAGCCATCGCCAGTTACGCACAGTACTTCCACTTGGCCGCCTGGCTCATCCCCAGCATGAAATCCATAGCGGTGCTGGCTCTGAGCTCTGTGGACGGGGACTCTGTGGCCGGGATCTGCTACGTGGGCAACCAGAATTTGGATAACCTGCGCGGGTTCGTGTTGGCGCCGCTGGTTATCTACCTGTTCATCGGCACCATGTTTCTGCTGGCCGGGTTCGTCTCGCTCTTCAGAATCAGGAGTGTCATCAAGCAAGGTGGCACTAAAACCGATAAACTCGAGAGGCTGATGATCCGGATAGGGGTCTTCACGGTCTTGTACACCGTCCCGGCCACTGTCATAGTGGCGTGTTACTTTTACGAGCAGCACAACAGACAGACGTGGGAAATTACGCACAACTGCACGTGCTTGACGGACCCGAACAGGCAGAGGCCGGACTACGCTGTGTTCATGCTCAAGTACTTTATGTGCCTCCTGGTGGGGATCACCTCAGGAGCCTGGATCTGGTCCGGGAAAACCCTGGACTCCTGGAGGACTTTTTGCACGCGGTGCTGCTGGGGGAGTAAAGCCTCGGCCGGCTCCATGTACAGTGACGTGAGCACGGGACTGACTTGGAGGTCCGGGACGGCCAGCTCCGTCTCATGCCCCAAACAGATGCCACTGTCCCGGGTAtga